A stretch of DNA from Gigantopelta aegis isolate Gae_Host unplaced genomic scaffold, Gae_host_genome ctg3465_pilon_pilon, whole genome shotgun sequence:
ACAGACAATGGACCACAGTTTGTCTCAAAGGAGTTAGAAGAATTCACTAGTCAAAATGGTATCAGACATAGCAAAGTAGCACCCTACCATCCCAGATCAAATGGACTTGCAGAAAGATTCGTGCAGACATTCAAAATGGCAATGAAGAAGATGTCAAAAGAAGGAGGTGATATTAACCAAAAGctaacaaactttttattaaattatcgGAAAACACCACAATCAACAGTCAAGGAAGCACCAGCTATGTTATTGATGAAGAGGATACCAAGGAGTAGATTAGACTTACTGGTTCCAAATTTAAATAAGAAGATCACTGAAAGACAAGAGAAGCAAAAGAAATATTTCGACAAAAAAGGCCAGGGAAAAGAGTTTTCAGGAACAAGAAGAAGTTTGGGTGAGAGACTATCGAGGGACTACCAAGTGGGTACCTGGTATTATAGTGAAGAAAACCGGCCCTGTCTCTTATCATGTAAAAGTACGAGAAATGGTTTGGAGGAGACATGCAGAACAATTACGTCCTCGAAATAAGGGAAGTTACCCAGCACCAGTTAGCAGTGACCCCACTGAGATTGAATTAATTCCTGCAGAGCCAGAATACACAGAACCACCTACAAATATCATGCGTAGACCCACAAGGATTTCAAGACCTCCACAACGgttaatttattacaaaccaggAGATTCTGTTATGTATCAGAATTAAAGTGGAGGAGATGTTATGTTCAACTAATTGGACTATTATCACcttattgattattttgtaaatatgaatctAATTACAGTACTGTATAAATAGTCTTGACTTTTCTGATTTTTGTAGTATTGTTGAGTATTGTTATCATCTGAGtatcttaataaaaaa
This window harbors:
- the LOC121392177 gene encoding uncharacterized protein LOC121392177, which encodes MSTTTAKHTIQELRLIFARFGLPEIIVTDNGPQFVSKELEEFTSQNGIRHSKVAPYHPRSNGLAERFVQTFKMAMKKMSKEGGDINQKLTNFLLNYRKTPQSTVKEAPAMLLMKRIPRSRLDLLVPNLNKKITERQEKQKKYFDKKGQGKEFSGTRRSLGERLSRDYQVGTWKKLYNKAEESGFQEVGELIDSLKCFVEAAGNGSREATRHLTTFFDSNVKTLTNIVEQLPSDLVAMAHALMVGTEAEKQIYTVAKEMFETMAKERKVIPKDQLEEAAQRF